The nucleotide window CTGAAGTAAGCATTGCTTTGCTTCTTATTCAATATGATGGTTCTTTAAGGCTCTGAGAGAAGCTGTTACTTTTCTCAAGATCTTTTGGCAAAAGATACAGATGCAGAAGTAGCAGGGTCATCTGACATTTCAGAActtgtattttcatatttcattaaaGCCAGCTCATTCAGTGTCTGTATACGTTTATTGCACTTGTGTTGTTGGAATACATCTATACCAACATAGTAATAATGATTGCAACAAAGCCATagtaaaataaactttaaaaggGTCTGATTCTGACATTAGAGGATAAGTGTCTGcatgtttaaaatgtttccctaataataataaatacagacAAATTGCTCAAGTCAGATGCACACGTTTAACAATTATTTAGCATATATAAAATTTCACTCATCCTTTTATCAATACAAATCTGTTAGGGATCAAAAAAGACTTACCATGCAAAATATTGATTAGTGCTGCATAATGGAATATATATTTCTATCAGtgttaaaacagcattttcaaaatttaaagaaaaatagatttttaaaaagggattcTACTGTTGAATGCAAGTCTTCCTTGTAGCAAAGACAAGATAGAGACATGTTATGATTTATCGCTGTACTTCAGTCTCAATGAAAGACTAATAATAATCTGTCCACctactttttaataaatgctACATTTTCAAGAATAAAGGAACTATCAGTAGGCATTACTTCTACTTAAAACAAGTTATTTCTCTCTGTAATAGGTCAAGTATGCTTTTAAAGATTCAGGTAATGGTAGACTCATAATCTTCTCTCTCAACAGATTTCGAGGAGGCTCTTCTGGCTTCAAGGCCTCACTGTGATCTTTAtcctcttcctctttgttgTCATCTTCCATTCTTTCATCTTCTTCACTATCTAGAGGCTGAGGAATGAGCTGATTACCAACAAACACATAGGTGTTAATCCTGCGTCTACGACATCTCCTGCGTTTTCGTTTTGGAGGAGCCTTCTGAGCAATACCCTTGGCTTTCATCTCCTCATTTATGAAGTTTCTAAGGGTGCGTCTGATATATATTCGAGCTAGGTCCTGGAGATTCCTAACAGCACATGGagctaaaatgaaagaaaagtaagGCATACTAAGTGAAATTTCCctctagcaaaaaaaattacctgcaaGGCAGTAAGACTAATGTTCAAGAACAATTGAAATTTTAGTACATGATACAATATGCAAATGAAACAAGGGTAGATAGCCACCTTGACAAACCCTGTGGCACGGTCCAAGAAATTAAGAGGTCTTTTGACAGTTGTGCAAGAGAAGTAGAAGCGTGAACAGATTATTAAAGTAAATTTAAGAAAGCATACAACAAATATGTCACCTTTTAGCACCTGGCAAGTCTTGGGACCTACTGCTGGCACTGTTTTAAGATCCTGCTGCTGGGAAACAATTTCTACCCCTATGTCACATTTGTTTAGGCAAGtgcctttcttctgcctctctctTCCATTCACTATGCTTTTCCCTACTTCCTACTGAATACAACTGATAAGGGATGGCCACATCAACTTCACAGCTGACCAACCAGGTAAGTCACCCGtatttttgcaacagaaaagGAATCAGAATTACTGAagtcctgaagaaaaaaaagcaagtaacaAAAAGCCAAAAGGCACATATTTTCCAAT belongs to Haliaeetus albicilla chromosome 3, bHalAlb1.1, whole genome shotgun sequence and includes:
- the PCMTD1 gene encoding protein-L-isoaspartate O-methyltransferase domain-containing protein 1 isoform X2; protein product: MKILLKVGGILVMPIEDQLTQILRTGQNTWESKNILAVSFAPLVQPNRNDNGKHDTVGLPPCAVRNLQDLARIYIRRTLRNFINEEMKAKGIAQKAPPKRKRRRCRRRRINTYVFVGNQLIPQPLDSEEDERMEDDNKEEEDKDHSEALKPEEPPRNLLREKIMSLPLPESLKAYLTYYREK